Proteins encoded together in one Veillonellaceae bacterium window:
- a CDS encoding ferritin codes for MINQKMQDAINSQIQAEFYSAYLYLSMSAYCESKSLKGFANWLNVQYQEENSHAMMLLNYLLERGGKVRLDTIDAPPSEFGTITELFEKVLTHEQHVTSLINKLYETAVSEKDFAAQIFLQWFINEQVEEEASVGEVLDKLSVIGEKTVDILYLDKELSVRTFVPPTAGSNA; via the coding sequence ATGATTAATCAAAAAATGCAAGATGCCATCAACAGCCAAATCCAGGCAGAATTTTATTCCGCGTATCTTTATCTTTCAATGTCAGCATATTGCGAAAGCAAAAGTCTGAAAGGTTTTGCCAATTGGTTAAACGTGCAATATCAGGAAGAAAATTCACATGCAATGATGCTACTGAATTATCTTCTTGAACGCGGCGGTAAGGTTCGCCTTGATACCATTGATGCTCCGCCTTCCGAATTTGGCACTATAACCGAACTTTTTGAAAAAGTTCTTACGCATGAACAGCATGTTACTAGTTTAATTAATAAATTGTATGAAACCGCCGTTAGTGAAAAAGATTTCGCAGCGCAAATCTTCCTCCAGTGGTTTATAAATGAACAGGTTGAAGAAGAAGCGAGCGTTGGAGAAGTACTGGACAAACTTTCGGTAATTGGTGAAAAAACAGTAGACATTTTATATTTAGATAAAGAACTAAGTGTCAGAACTTTTGTCCCGCCTACAGCCGGGAGCAATGCATAG
- a CDS encoding small, acid-soluble spore protein, alpha/beta type gives MSSRKGIMSDKLKYEIAKDLGFSEKLDDGDWGDVTTREAGLLVREAIKRAENAMAAENGRAHQNAD, from the coding sequence ATGAGCAGTCGAAAAGGCATCATGTCTGACAAACTAAAATATGAAATAGCCAAAGACTTAGGTTTTAGTGAGAAATTGGATGATGGCGACTGGGGCGATGTAACAACCCGTGAAGCCGGCCTCTTAGTCCGGGAAGCTATTAAAAGAGCTGAGAATGCAATGGCCGCAGAAAATGGCCGTGCCCATCAAAACGCGGATTAA
- a CDS encoding FAD-dependent oxidoreductase, whose protein sequence is MRSDVVRVVIIGGVAAGLKAAAKIRRGNQTAQITVIEKGKLISYGACGMPYYVGGDIDDVRQLMMTPSGNVRNAEFFKKVKDIDVKTETLATHIDRVAKTVTVKNLVTNEESILPYDKLVIATGASPVKPKLPGIELANIYQMWHPLDAEAVRQGLERGKFNSGVIIGAGLVGMEMAEALRNWGIDVTVIEMKDQVFPAFLDPEVAAAVAKYANEHGINILTGEKVIKFNGDSCVSEVVTDKRTIAADLVILSIGVKPNVELARQAGLAIGETGAISVNEYLETSDSDIYAGGDCVENTNLVSGRKVFAPMGSTANKHGRIIGENICGTRVKFRGVLNTVAVKLIDLNVGKVGLTEREVKQLGYEYVTVTTSGHDKPHYMPDVKSLSIKLIVETKTRRILGAQAFGEGDVTKRIDVIATVLTLGGTIDDLFAIDLSYAPPYNGPIDNAAIAANVVMNKIAGKMIGISALDAKKQMDAGDAIFLDVRSPEEMKKIRISECRGLKNIPLGQLRSRSGEIDKDHEVIAICKIGLRGYEASIILQGQGFENVKVLEGGITAWPFKCDAD, encoded by the coding sequence GTGAGGAGTGATGTTGTGAGAGTTGTAATTATTGGCGGGGTTGCAGCAGGTTTAAAAGCGGCAGCTAAGATTCGGCGCGGTAATCAAACGGCACAAATCACAGTTATTGAGAAAGGCAAACTTATTTCCTATGGGGCCTGTGGAATGCCGTACTATGTCGGCGGCGATATCGATGATGTAAGACAATTAATGATGACACCGAGTGGAAATGTCCGTAATGCGGAGTTTTTTAAGAAGGTAAAAGATATTGATGTTAAAACTGAGACGTTGGCTACCCATATTGATCGCGTAGCCAAAACGGTAACAGTTAAAAATTTGGTAACAAACGAAGAGTCAATTTTGCCCTATGACAAGCTAGTTATTGCTACAGGCGCCAGTCCGGTCAAACCAAAGCTGCCGGGAATAGAGCTTGCGAATATCTATCAAATGTGGCATCCGCTAGATGCTGAGGCAGTAAGACAAGGACTTGAGCGCGGTAAGTTCAACAGTGGCGTCATAATTGGGGCTGGTCTTGTCGGTATGGAAATGGCTGAGGCACTGCGGAATTGGGGTATTGATGTAACAGTAATTGAGATGAAGGACCAAGTATTTCCGGCCTTTCTTGATCCTGAAGTCGCAGCTGCTGTAGCCAAATACGCAAATGAACACGGTATTAATATCCTCACAGGCGAAAAGGTCATTAAGTTTAATGGTGACAGTTGCGTCAGCGAGGTTGTTACCGATAAGCGAACAATAGCTGCAGATCTTGTCATACTGTCAATAGGTGTTAAGCCAAATGTCGAACTGGCTCGGCAAGCGGGCTTAGCTATCGGCGAAACCGGTGCAATCAGTGTTAATGAGTACCTCGAAACAAGTGATAGCGATATTTATGCTGGCGGCGACTGTGTTGAGAATACCAATTTAGTATCCGGCCGGAAGGTGTTTGCTCCGATGGGGTCTACTGCCAATAAGCATGGGCGGATAATCGGTGAGAATATTTGCGGTACTAGAGTTAAGTTCCGTGGCGTGCTTAATACTGTAGCTGTTAAGTTAATTGATCTTAATGTGGGTAAAGTTGGCTTAACTGAGCGTGAAGTCAAGCAGCTAGGTTATGAGTACGTAACCGTTACAACCTCAGGTCATGATAAACCGCATTATATGCCTGACGTCAAGTCCCTTTCCATCAAACTAATCGTTGAGACTAAAACGCGTCGAATTTTAGGCGCCCAGGCTTTTGGCGAAGGTGATGTTACCAAGCGGATTGATGTTATTGCAACAGTATTAACACTTGGTGGGACTATTGATGATCTTTTTGCTATCGATCTTTCCTATGCGCCGCCTTACAACGGTCCAATTGATAATGCAGCCATTGCAGCAAACGTTGTAATGAATAAAATTGCCGGAAAAATGATCGGTATATCTGCGCTGGACGCCAAAAAGCAGATGGACGCCGGTGACGCAATATTCTTAGATGTCCGATCACCGGAAGAGATGAAAAAAATTAGGATTTCAGAGTGCCGCGGCCTGAAAAATATTCCGCTTGGTCAGTTGCGAAGCCGTTCAGGCGAGATTGATAAGGACCATGAAGTTATCGCGATATGTAAGATAGGTCTTAGAGGCTATGAGGCTTCTATCATTTTACAAGGACAAGGTTTCGAGAATGTAAAAGTTCTCGAAGGCGGAATAACTGCATGGCCGTTTAAGTGTGACGCCGATTAA
- the hydE gene encoding [FeFe] hydrogenase H-cluster radical SAM maturase HydE — protein sequence MPFTEFIKIAETTHSLNKSQLVDLLKSNDYDHEIVAAADRVRQKYVGDDVHLRGLIEFSNICRQNCCYCGLRSENSSVIRYRMYCDEILELANRAKDYGYKTIVLQSGEDSFYTTSKLIDIISGIKKLDIALTLSLGEKSYEQFRAYKEAGADRYLLRIETTDSRLYQKLHPRMSFENRIKCLYNLKELGYEVGTGCLVGLPGQTFESLADDILFFKELDADMIGLGPFIPHHSTPLKDETGGTFAMAIKVMALVRLLLPDSNIPATTAMETLNINGRIIALKSGANVVMPNVTEGDYRKLYELYPGKICVNDTPAQCRSCITGKITGIGRQVAQDQGFRKRRNIN from the coding sequence ATGCCGTTTACTGAGTTTATAAAAATAGCAGAAACAACTCATAGTTTAAATAAGAGTCAGTTGGTTGACTTACTTAAAAGCAATGATTATGACCACGAAATAGTTGCTGCGGCTGATCGTGTAAGGCAAAAATATGTTGGTGATGATGTTCATTTGCGAGGATTAATTGAGTTTTCGAATATTTGTCGGCAAAATTGCTGTTACTGTGGATTGCGGTCTGAAAACAGCAGTGTTATAAGGTATCGAATGTACTGCGATGAAATCCTTGAATTGGCTAATAGAGCTAAAGATTATGGGTATAAGACAATTGTTCTCCAGTCAGGCGAGGACAGCTTTTATACTACCAGTAAGCTTATTGATATCATCAGCGGTATTAAGAAGCTTGATATAGCGCTGACTTTAAGCCTTGGCGAAAAGTCATATGAGCAATTCCGAGCTTATAAGGAAGCCGGTGCAGACCGATATTTACTGCGGATTGAGACTACTGACAGCAGATTGTATCAAAAGTTGCATCCGCGGATGAGTTTCGAGAATCGGATAAAATGCCTATATAATCTTAAAGAGTTGGGCTATGAAGTGGGAACAGGCTGTTTAGTAGGTCTACCTGGACAAACGTTTGAATCCTTAGCGGATGACATTTTGTTTTTTAAAGAGCTTGACGCTGACATGATTGGCCTTGGGCCATTTATTCCTCATCATAGCACTCCGCTAAAAGATGAAACCGGGGGAACTTTTGCTATGGCAATAAAGGTTATGGCTCTGGTCAGACTGCTTCTGCCCGACAGTAACATTCCGGCAACAACGGCTATGGAAACGCTTAATATCAACGGGCGGATTATTGCCTTAAAAAGCGGGGCAAATGTTGTTATGCCGAACGTAACGGAAGGCGACTATCGTAAACTATATGAACTTTACCCGGGTAAAATATGTGTTAATGACACTCCTGCTCAGTGTCGGAGCTGTATTACCGGCAAAATTACTGGTATCGGAAGGCAAGTTGCTCAGGATCAAGGCTTTAGGAAACGACGCAATATCAATTAA